A single region of the Oleispira antarctica RB-8 genome encodes:
- the pepN gene encoding Aminopeptidase N, whose amino-acid sequence MRDAQPESIYLKDYQAPHFVIEETHLRFDLFEDYAQVDSRLVMRRNREQHENVEAPLVLVGKQLELLAIAIDGVRLSDDEYLLEDELLTIHKVSDSFELEISNRIEPQNNTALEGLYKSGGMFCTQCEAEGFRRITYYLDRPDVMSIFTTEVIADKAKYPILLSNGNAIAQGDLENGRHSVSWHDPHRKPCYLFALVAGDLMVKEGSFMTMNGRKVELKIFVEPQNIDKTEYAMDALKRSMKWDEDKYGREYDLDIFMIVAVDDFNMGAMENKGLNIFNSSCVLANPQTATDASYLRIEAIVAHEYFHNWSGNRVTCRDWFQLSLKEGFTVYRDSQFTADMNSAAVKRIEDASIMRTVQFAEDAGPMAHPVQPDSFMEIANFYTVTIYEKGSEIVGMIHKLLGAKGFRKGSDLYFERHDGQAVTINEFVSAMEDANGTSLTQFKRWYKSAGTPVVNVESYYDSAAKTYTLTFNQSCDEPFLIPIELGLIGRNGQDINAELAAGLINKRDAYKKGIFQLTEKEQVLVFTDVKEEPVPSLLRDFSAPIKLNYDYSRDQLMFLMQHDSDGFNRWDAGQNLALDVIYEVMQQFSDGTQPKVDGRLITAYFSVLKRDDIDHAMLAKMLLLPSVSYIGETQDVIDILAINQARSYVQSVLAEALAEKLAELYKKLNVQQSYLPEPEQMAQRGLKNAALSYLLKTDHKKYCDLAVTQFENSDNMTDSMAALASMVNSGYKAQAESALESFYDKWQAEPLVVNQWLAVQAGSAEYGTIENINKLLEHEAFDIKNPNKVRSVIGAFAGQSLINFHALDGSGYQLLADKIILLNQLNPQIASRLVSPLSKWRRYVDSQAQQMKQQLQRIMAQNNLSKDVYEVVSKSLIEK is encoded by the coding sequence ATGCGCGACGCACAACCAGAAAGTATTTATTTAAAAGATTATCAGGCACCTCACTTTGTCATTGAAGAAACACATTTACGCTTCGATTTATTCGAAGACTATGCGCAGGTTGATAGTCGTTTAGTGATGCGTCGTAATCGAGAGCAGCACGAAAATGTTGAAGCACCTTTGGTCCTGGTCGGTAAGCAGCTAGAGTTATTGGCCATTGCCATCGATGGAGTGCGCTTGAGCGATGATGAGTACTTGTTGGAAGATGAGCTGTTAACTATTCATAAAGTGAGTGATTCCTTCGAATTAGAAATCTCAAATCGCATTGAACCTCAAAATAATACCGCATTGGAAGGCCTGTATAAATCAGGAGGCATGTTTTGTACCCAGTGTGAAGCCGAAGGTTTTCGACGTATTACCTATTATTTAGATCGCCCTGACGTGATGAGTATTTTTACGACGGAAGTCATTGCCGACAAAGCAAAATATCCTATCTTATTGTCCAATGGTAATGCGATTGCTCAGGGCGATTTAGAAAACGGCCGACACAGTGTTAGCTGGCATGATCCCCACAGAAAACCTTGTTATTTATTTGCCCTTGTAGCAGGGGACTTGATGGTCAAAGAAGGCTCTTTTATGACCATGAATGGTCGCAAGGTTGAGCTGAAAATATTTGTTGAACCGCAAAATATCGATAAAACAGAATACGCAATGGATGCGCTCAAGCGTTCAATGAAGTGGGATGAAGATAAGTACGGCCGAGAATACGATCTAGATATCTTTATGATCGTTGCTGTTGATGATTTCAATATGGGCGCGATGGAAAATAAAGGGTTAAATATTTTTAACTCTTCTTGTGTCTTAGCCAATCCACAAACCGCAACCGATGCTTCTTACTTACGCATCGAAGCGATTGTTGCTCATGAATACTTTCATAACTGGTCGGGCAATCGTGTCACTTGCCGTGATTGGTTTCAGTTAAGCTTAAAAGAAGGCTTTACGGTTTACCGTGATTCTCAGTTTACCGCCGATATGAATTCGGCAGCGGTTAAGCGTATTGAAGATGCATCAATTATGCGCACGGTTCAATTCGCTGAAGATGCAGGGCCGATGGCACATCCGGTACAGCCCGATTCTTTTATGGAGATCGCTAATTTTTATACGGTTACCATTTACGAAAAAGGCTCAGAAATTGTTGGCATGATCCATAAGCTATTAGGGGCGAAAGGGTTTCGTAAAGGCTCTGATCTGTATTTCGAACGACATGATGGACAAGCGGTGACCATTAATGAATTCGTCAGCGCTATGGAAGATGCGAATGGCACCTCCCTTACTCAGTTTAAACGTTGGTATAAATCGGCTGGTACTCCAGTGGTCAACGTTGAAAGCTATTACGATAGCGCTGCAAAAACGTATACGCTTACGTTTAACCAATCTTGTGATGAGCCATTCTTAATTCCGATTGAGTTAGGATTAATAGGACGTAACGGCCAAGATATAAACGCCGAACTAGCAGCAGGTTTAATTAATAAAAGAGATGCTTATAAAAAAGGCATTTTCCAATTAACCGAAAAAGAACAAGTATTAGTCTTTACTGACGTTAAGGAAGAGCCTGTTCCTTCGCTATTGCGTGATTTTTCTGCACCCATAAAGCTGAACTATGACTACAGTCGTGATCAATTAATGTTTTTGATGCAGCATGATAGTGATGGTTTTAATCGTTGGGATGCAGGGCAAAACCTAGCACTTGATGTGATTTATGAAGTTATGCAGCAGTTTTCTGATGGTACTCAACCTAAGGTCGATGGTCGTTTAATTACTGCTTATTTCAGTGTATTAAAACGTGATGACATCGATCATGCGATGCTTGCAAAAATGCTGTTGCTGCCGAGTGTGTCATACATTGGGGAAACACAAGATGTGATTGATATTCTGGCTATTAATCAAGCGCGTAGTTATGTTCAATCTGTATTGGCGGAAGCGTTGGCAGAAAAGTTGGCCGAGCTCTATAAAAAGCTAAACGTTCAGCAAAGTTATTTACCAGAACCTGAGCAAATGGCACAGCGTGGTTTAAAAAATGCTGCATTAAGTTATTTGTTAAAAACAGATCATAAAAAATATTGTGATTTGGCGGTGACCCAGTTTGAAAATAGCGACAATATGACCGACAGTATGGCGGCATTGGCGAGCATGGTTAATTCGGGATATAAAGCACAAGCAGAATCTGCATTAGAATCTTTTTACGATAAATGGCAAGCAGAGCCCTTAGTTGTGAATCAATGGTTGGCGGTTCAGGCAGGTTCGGCTGAATATGGCACGATTGAGAATATTAATAAGCTGTTGGAGCATGAAGCGTTTGATATTAAAAACCCTAATAAAGTACGTTCTGTAATTGGTGCCTTTGCGGGACAATCGCTGATTAACTTCCATGCCCTTGATGGCTCGGGTTATCAATTATTAGCAGATAAAATTATTTTATTGAACCAGTTGAATCCGCAGATTGCATCGCGTTTAGTATCACCTTTGAGTAAATGGCGTCGCTATGTTGATTCTCAGGCTCAGCAAATGAAACAACAGTTGCAGCGAATAATGGCTCAAAATAACTTATCAAAAGACGTTTATGAGGTAGTCAGTAAGAGTTTAATTGAAAAGTAG